The Salvelinus alpinus chromosome 14, SLU_Salpinus.1, whole genome shotgun sequence genomic sequence GAAATTCATGAATGTATCCTACTTGCACAAGCAAATCTGCTTAAGTCGCTGTTAAATAAATACTTGCCATTTTGAGTTTAATGAGCTTATGTCAAAATTAAACTGTTGATCTCACTTTGGCATCAAGGGAGGCTTACTAACAAATTTTTGTATGACAGAACAAAGCTTTCACTTGGTTAACTACACTTGAACTTCAGGGGACTTTTATCCTATGTATGTATCTAAGGCACTAAAAGCCATATAGCAATATAAGATACACAGATCAAATACAATAAAACAAGCAGATTTAGTATAGATTTAGATTCTGGGGATATTCATCAATGTAGCTAGTATTTGATTTTTTTGCAGTGTTGTTTCTTTGTGCAGCTGTTATTCTTTGTAATAGCGTTCATGAAAAAGCAGTTCAAAGCTTTTTAACAAAGCCAGGTGAATGTCTTTCTTGAGACTACACCAGAACAGGGAACTGCCATGGACAATCAGTGATTCTACAGCCACCTGCTCAGTAAGTCATTGAACAAATAACTTTTGTAATTGTAACAGTGCATGTTTTGGAGTAAACAAAATAAGCTGAGTAAGAGCAGAGAAACGTGTAAATATAAGAAATAAAAATTGGTGAAATACCACATTGAAATTCTAGTAAACATAAACGCAAGATCCCTCAGTGCACCTTCACTGTACTACTAACACGTTCAGTGGTACTGTATCTGGTGGCATCCCTTCCACTGTACTACTAACACGTTCAGTGGTACTGTATCTGGTGGCATCCCTTCCACTGTACTACTAACACGTTCAGTGGTACTGTATCTGGTGGCATCCCTTCCACTGTACTACTAACACGTTCAGTGGTACTGTATCTGGTGGCATCCCTTCCACTGTACTACTAACACGTTCAGTGGTACTGTATCTGGTGGCATCCCTTCCACTGTACTACTAACACGTTCAGTGGTACTGTATCTGGTGGCATCCCTTCCACTGTACTACTAACACGTCCAGTGATACTGTATCTGGTGGCATCCCTTCCACTGTACTACTAACACGTTCAGTGGTACTGTATCTGGTGGCATCCCTTCCACTGTACTACTAACACGTTCAGTGGTACTGTATCTGGTGGCATCCCTTCCACTGTACTACTAGCACGTTCAGTGGTACTGTATCTGGTGGCATCCCTTCCACTGTACTACTAACACGTTCAGTGGTACTGTATCTGGTGGCATCCCTTCCACTGTACTACTAACACGTTCAGTGGTACTGTATCTGGTGGCATCCCTTCCACTGTACTACTAACACGTTCAGTGGTACTGTATCTGGTGGCATCCCTTCCACTGTACTACTAACACGTTCAGTGGTACTGTATCTGGTGGCATCCCTTCCACTGTACTACTAACACGTTCAGTGGTACTGTATCTGGTGGCATCCCTTCCACTGTACTACTAACACGTTCAGTGGTACTGTATCTGGTGGCATCCCTTCCACTGTACTACTAACACGTTCAGTGGTACTGTATCTGGTGGCATCCCTTCCACTGTACTACTAACACGTTCAGTGGTACTGTATCTGGTGGCATCCCTTCCACTGTACTACTAACACGTTCAGTGGTACTGTATCTGGTGGCATCCCTTCCACTGTACTACTAACACGTTCAGTGATACTGTATCTGGTGGCATCCCTTCCACTGTACTAGTGCCTTGCAACAGTTTTCATACTGCTTtagtaaacaaaaaaaaacaaaaaaaaatacattcaatACAAGGCTCTTTCATGCAGTTGTCAGACCTCTGTGTCGCCATTGCCTCTGTTCTGGCATATTACTAAACACTGATAGTTAATAATAAAAAAGCCTAGCTGTAAGAAATTACACTTGAAGAAGAGCTCAAAGACAGGGCTAATGGGCACACATGTCCCCAGACCCCTTTTCAAGACCAACATGCTCTGAGAAATGAATAGTCCATAACATACGTGTCTATGAATGGGGAGTACACTGAATGTGTAACACTAACTCAAGCTGATTTTGTTGACAGATAGGCAGCATTTTTTGTTCCCTCAATAGGCTTCATAGTTTAATAAGCGAAATAGGCTCCGTCATCTATCCATTCCCTTAGATTTTGCTTTCAGAGAAAACTAATCAACTGAGGTAGAAAAATAACTTATGGCATACATAATTCTTAGGTTTTATTAATGATAAAACAGCAGCGGAATGGAATTAAATACCTTGGGAAGCTGTCTGTTTCAACCCCATGATGCTTGTCTTCAGCAAATGTATCTTGCCATTATTCTGCCGCAAGAGGCCTGGCAGTTTTATCTGCAGATGAGATACAAAATTAAGCTGCTGATAATGTTCGACGAATACATATGTTATGCTTTCTCCTACAGACGAAGTTTAACAAAAAAACTCAAAAGTGTTCATGTACTCTGGATCAAGGCCAGTCGAATGTGTTATAGTTGATAGAATTTAAGAATCATTATTCCTACATCTTTGCCACATATCAAATACAACTGCAGTATATTCACAATGGGATTCTTCGCTTAGAAAATCGCAAAGAAAAGCACAATACTCCTCCTTTTTGTCTTCCAAATACTCCAGAATTCCTCTGGTACATTCAAAGTCATACTCTTGTCAATTTTTTGCCTATTGAGGTACCTTAACCCTCCTTTTCGATAATGCAAATTCAAAAGCAAACCAAATGCTCTTAGCAGTATGTCGTGCTTTGACTAAATCTGTAGAGGTACTGCACATATCACAATCACTGTCCTGAGTTTTCAAAAAAGAGAACATCAAAAGAAATGATGTCTATAAATTAGGGTTCAGATTACCAATACCACATACTTTCTCCTGATCACAGAGACCGCAAACCAGACACCGTTGAGGAATAGTGTTTCAATGGCaaaaagcatttaaaaaaaagtttttgtcTCATATTAAAGCTTTTTATATTAGCACATGCCACCAAAGTAGATTGTGAGGCGAAGAaataataacacaaaataaaagagCACCACTTCAGGCACTTGATAGAAACTAAATCTCAAGAACAGCAGAATGATATATACACACAGAGGTTCCATTCTGTTAAACTCTACCCTATAGTCTctaggtcctgtgtggctcagttggtagagcatggcatttgcaacaccagggttgtgggttcaattcccatgggggaccagtacaaaaatgTACGtcactggataagagtgtctgctcaaTGATTTAAATGTAATGGAAAATGTACCCACTTGCACCTTGGGGGGTGATGCTTGGCCTCAGCAGTTTCGAGTGTCAAAATAATGTTTCTCTGTGTTGTGTGCAGATTGCCAGCTGTTGTCTAAAGCGTGCATTTGCTTCCCTCAGTCCTATCCTTATGCCTTTACTGTACTGCAGGTGTTAAGGTCACCACTATCTGTAATTTTCCCTTGCCTAGTTTACTGAGGAGAGAATTCTAAATGGTAAACCTCTGAAGGGGTTTCCTACCCACATGTTCTAATGCTTCAGTTTCATTGACTACAACCAAACATTTTATTCCATTCGGTGTATGTATCCAGTTCTTTTTGTGATATACTGGGCTGGAATTTTctaaatacattttcaaagtcTTGGTAGGAGACTGGTCTCATCTGCCTGGGATGGATGGCTGAGAGGTCAGAAGCTGGGATGCCATGGAGCTGTCCTACCACTGCCTCCTGGCACAGCTGGGCCACGTCCAGTCCTGAAAAGCCTTCCATCCGCTCGACCAGCAGTGACACCTCTTTGTCACTGAGGCAATAGTTGTGCTGTGAGAGTAGTTGGCTGATTATCTGGCGCCGTGCTGTGTTGTCAGGTAGGGGGATGAGGAGCCGTTTGGTGAAGTACCTCCTCAGGGAATCTCGGATCTCCTCAGGCTTACTAGTGGAGCAGACCACTAGGACATGGTCCTCGGCTGTGGTCAGCACACTGTCCAGCTGCATGAGGAGCTCGCTCTGGATCATGTTCACCGGACTCTCCTCACTGAGATGGGCCGATAGAAGCATGTCCACCTCACTGATGAACACAACTGAGGGCTGGCGACACCGGGCCAACAGGAAGGAGGCCTGGACAATCTTCTCGCCCTCCCCCAGCCACTTGGTCACCAGGGCTGAGCCACTGAGCTGCAGGAAGGCAGCCCCCAGCTGGCTGGCCATGCAGCGGCCCAGCAGTGTTCTGCCTGTTCCCTGAGGTCCGAAGAGAAGGAGGCTCCGAGGTAATGTGGCAAGTCCACTGAACATGTCTGGCCTCAAAATGGGCCACAGAATCTCTTCTTTGATGGCTGCTTTGGCCGGCTCCAGACCAGCTATATCACTCCAGTCCACTGGGGGACCGGGCTGAAGGATCTCTGTGGTGACCAACTCCACCACGCTGGCATCGCTGTTCTTCAGCTGCTCCTCTGCAACGTGGCTGGATGAGGTAGCTCTGCCAATGTCCGACCCTGCAATGGAATGGGAGAGGTGCTCTTCACTTTGCTCACCCGTGATGGGGGATCCAAATTTTCCAAAGGACTCACCTGATCTCAGGCTTCCCACAGAGCTTTTGGTTGATCCATAGGAGGGAGGGGTAAGTGCTCTGCCAGACTGACTGCTAAATTTTCTTTGTTGATCTGAGGATATTGCCTGCTTTGTAGGCTTAAACGCTAAAGATGACACATCAGCATTCCTGTCAAATCCATTCCCTCTGCTTGAGTCTGAGATGCTGTTGTCTGGTATTCTGTACATAGGGCTTTGTGAGGAGCCCTGTTGATTGTAGTTGAAATTACTATAGCTGGAGTCCATATCTCCATGCGCAGTCATGTAGAAAGCTTTTCTTTTCAATGAGTTGGCTGAGCTGCCATTCAAAGGTGTTGGTGCAATTGGTGCATGGTTATGGGACTGGTAGGTATAGCCAGAGAGTGTAGAGGGGGGTAGGGGCGTGGGAGCTGCGATGCTGGATGGCAGATAGGAAGAGGGTGGTGGGCCCCCCCCAGGGCTATAGCCAGGGGCAACAACTGTCTGTGAGGGATACCCCGTCGGAGGATAATTGTAGTTGGAGATGTTGGGAGACCCCACGTTGTAGCTGGGCACTAGAGTagtgggaggtggtggaggagggggttGTATGAGACCAGCACTGTGCATAGGAGAAGGGTGTTGAGAGGGGAGGCCTGGGTTGGTCTGCCCGCTGTAACTAGAGTGCAGGTAGGAGCCATTGTAGCCCGTAGCGTATTCCTGTGAGGACAGACCCGAGTGTAGACTGGTGGTCGTGTGACTCCCACAGTTACTTCTGGAATAGCTGGGCTCGTTCAGGCTGCTGGCCACCCCTGGGGTGCTACCTATGCTGGCCGACACGTCTGTAGGGGGAAGGGCAGCTGTCATTCCAGCTTTGTTCACAGATATAACATCTGGACCGCAGTTCATTGAGTAAATCCCCTCCTGCCAGGACTCACTCTCTGACTTACGTCCGTTGAGGAGTCCAGGAGTGCCATCGGAATACGAGCAGAGCAGCGCTCTTTCACTCGGACTCTCTAAAATCCCAGAGTACTTCTCTGCGTATTTCTTCAGCAGGTTGGAGGCGGTGAGTGCAGAGATGTCGTCGTTTGCCCAAGCATACTGGTAGGTGCGCTGCAGGTGCCCCCGGTAGGCCTCCACTTTGTGTGCAGGGGAGCGGGTGGTGGAGGAGATATCAAAGTGCTGCTCGGCCCACTGCGCATGCTCTGGGGTCCACTGCATCTTTAGGCCTAAACACCcgacaaaaagagagagatgggtcaAAATGACTATCAGATAGCAGTTGCTATTTATTCTCAGTTTTCTCAAGTAGTTGTCAGCATTTTGTGTAGAGAAAAAAAGTTGGTACATTTAACATGGTGGAAATGTTGTCTTTGTGGCAATGAACTGACAAAttactttgtttaaaaaaaaataccaaTTTCCTCTACTGCAAAACAGGCTCTGCTGACCAGTTACATCATGGGCAGTGTGTGGATTTGGGACGCAACACCTGGTTAGCAAAGTATAATGCACCCCGCACAGAACAGAATGTCATAGACAGTGCAGGTCAGTCTATAATCCAACTGTCATGTAAGGCATTCCGAGACAGTTTAAAATCTGCTTCGAGGAGTGCAGCAAAGCAATCTCTCAGGCAGCGCTCTGTTGCTTCCATCACACAAACCCCACTGCCCAGCATGAATTACAACGGCCCTGTGTCTGGCTGCTGCTTCCCAGTCTACAGAGTGAGAGGGAAAAAACATGCCTcacttgtctttctctcttcccagACTTTATTTCACTGCCTCCAGGGCTCAAAAAGCATGATCAAATTTAATCCTAAACTCCATCTGCAAACACAAGTCATTACATATGCTGTCATCTTAGACTCAGCATGGGATTATCAAAGAAAGATATACTCAAGAAAGAAACAGACCGCTGTGTTTACAGTGTCAAAACAAACTGCGACATGAcgctcacgcacacgcacacgcacacacacacacacacacacacacacacacacacacacacacacacacacagtccttatCAAAGTCAATCTGACTTAAAACTCTATTGGTAAACACTGAATCACAATGCAAAACCATCCATTCCTGCTTTATTGGTCTGCCTCGGCCAGCCACACGTGCAGCAGCACAATAAGACATTGCCCAGTAGTTTAAGTCCCCATCCAAGTCTTTAAGAAACAAACAGAGAGCATCCAGCGGCGGATTACAGCGTAGTGTTTGTCTAGTAACAGAGAAGCATGTGGTTTCCCTCATGACTCCCTTCCAGCCGCTTGCCCAGCCGCCAAACCAGGCACCAGGAGCTAATTAGCAGGATGCTGCTGAGCTAATTGTGTTAATTTACAAGGTTTTAGTCAAAGAGATCCACACTACAGTACGGCTCACGCGGCTGTCAGCCTTCCAAGCTAATGGTTAAGAAAAGCCCATGGCAAAGAGCCCAGTCACTCACAGCAGCCATAAAATACCGTAGCTAGCGGCAAGTCTATCCACAGTAAATACAATCTATAGAGCAAGacaatgatctgagagacaagtcTGTACCACTTCAAACAAAGGAGAACACTCAGACAGACATATCCAAGTAACAGTGTACTTGAAGAGGCAATATGAAAATACTTAGCATTAAATAATAGGGATTAtagatacataaaaaaaaaaagatcagcCGATTATGAGGaataggctacatacagtgctGTAGGTGTTCCAGGGGACTGCTTGTGGCTGTCTTGGGAATTGAAAAAGTTACTTTCACCGATTACTGTACTCTTAGACCTTTCATATTTCTAGCATTACTCAACCTTTATGTTCTAGGTCATTAGTCCTCTTAGTAAAGTCCTCTTGATGCATGTGGGTAGTGCATAGCAATACAAAAAAGTACGATATTTCAAGTGGTACATTTTGTTCTGCAACAACACATTCAAGTGTATAAGAGACTCAAACAATATTCTGCCTCTCATTTtaatggctttttttttttttacattatctGTGCACATTATCTGACATCAATTTCTAGCTTTGCATAAGCAAAgagattggatagaaaacatatTTGGCCACCAGAGACCGTCTTCTACAATTGTTGTCCATCACATTCAACAGAAATCATTTTCAATGTCACCATTATACATAGTGCAGCAAGATACTTTCTTCTTTGAAATCCTCTCCGCACAAAGTGCCACTTTAGACAATCCGAGGGGCGCTTCTTGCAAAGTGTACttacacatctcaatatcaaatcatttctgggtgataattaagtaccttactgtgattgatttgaattaaaatggtcaaaaagaaacagaaaaaaaaatgcttagcaaagagcaatttctcaagcaagcattttgctaggactgccttggagtggtctgagtggcggggtgtatataaaacacaggaaaatcacgtttttgactgcacttggCCATTAATGAAATGGAAAGCCAGCAAGAAAAGAAAATGTTTTAAATACAACAAGTCAGTGAAAACCCACTGAACTGTGGATGAGGGCTAACACAGAgcgccatccctctctctgtagaAAGGGGCATACCGCTTCACTTCGAAAGGTGTTTGACAAACTATAAACAAACTTGGTTTGAAAATTCTGTTTTCCCCCCACATAATAGGCTATATCCTTGCCTAGCCTAGCCATGGCTTTCAGTCAAGACATGTGAGGACACTTGAATGATGTCAATCTGACCCGATAACTACATGAAATGTGATTACACACTTCATGGATGACATTAGTATGGACAACTGTGTTGATTTAAAGCGTCTCCATACGTCACAAAAATATCAAGGAAAACTGCTCCTATCACTTAACTCCTAACGTCTAATACGGATGTTTAAGGGAGTAGCTTTAGGTTAAACATTTACTAATTTACATCAGTAAATTAAAAGTGtgtggtgcacacacacacacaccacacaaaccaATTCAAACCAAATCAGGCAACAATGCCAACTTTCTCTAGGTCTTGTGTTAGCCCATAGACATACGATTCACATTATCCCATctgcatagaaatacaaatacaacAACATCCACAGCTTCCTTTCTGTCTTGCAACTGGTATAATTActgactgttccattagtggaatGTTTTCAGACAGCCTGAGGGCGTAAGCTAAAATTCCGCTGATTAGCAACTCACAAAAAGCTCTTTGTTTAACTTAGCAGTCTCCTCTGTTGGTCAAATTCAGAACAGCATCCTCCAAATCTATGGGATACATGTCATTGGTCAGTTacatatttctttgtttttgttcAAAATGGCACTCGTAATGTTAAAAAATTACATGCGGAAGTACAAAACCCTTTGACTAGATATTGTATGATGTTTAATTTCTGCTACTGTGATCATCTCCAATGAAACAGAGACACTGACCTTTTTGGGAACTATTAATCTTGGTTGCCTTGGCCATTTTTAAGCAAACAGAACTGGGCCTCTGCTCTGTCCATCCAATTTCCCAGTGCGTAAATTGGACCACCGCTTGCACAATTCTCTATTCATTACTGGGCTGCTGAAAGGAAGCACAGAGGTGGCAGAGCGTTTTTCTTTTCCTTTttctgagtgtgagtgtgtgtgtgtgcgtgcgcacgtgtgtgtgtgtgtgtgtgtgtgtgtgtgtgtgtgtgtgtgtgtgtgtgtgtgtgtgtgtgtgtgtgtgtgtgtgtgtgtgtgtgtgtgtgtgtgtgtgtgtgtgtgtgtgtgtgtgtgtgcgtgtgtgcgcgtgtgtgtgagagagagagagggaaagaagagcgagagagagggcaatGCCTTTTAGGAGGATTCCCAAGCATAGAAAGCTGGACTCTCTTTTGGGGTGGGGGAGGGTTGAGGTAGCTAACTGTCATAATTGAAACGTGGCCTAATCAGACTCATTACCATTTCCAGCAATTTGCACCACCAAAGATGCTTATTAGGTAACTGTGTTTAATAAGCCGCCTTTTAGAAAATGAACTGTAATGAGCTCTTTAAAGTCAGACTTGAGCGTGATTGTGCACTGGAAGTGTTTTGCAGGGCTGAAGCAGACTGGTACATTTAGTTGTGTACAATGTCATAATTAATCTGCACACACTCTGCTCTCCACAGCACACAATAGCCACAGCTGAGCCAGTAGACCTGCTGAAAAATGTGTATAATTACTGATCATTACAGCCCTGGGATTTTCATCTGTGGATGTAAACATAATTATGAGAGCTTTTGCTTTTTATATTGCACACACAGACCACTGGATATGACAAGCGTGCAAATACTGTCGACAGACAATTACATTTACCATTAAAAACAAGCTCATATTCAAATAAAAATTCACTCAAGATATTTCGAGGGGGAGAGAATTTTCTAATGCAATATGTAGAGGGAATCGGCATGGCAACTGAAGCCCATTCATCTCACATATCAAGTTGACCATTTAAACTCAATTTAGAGGTCCATGTGGCAGTAATTCCGATGAATCTATAGACCGCAGGGCACCATTTAACCCCTCATTTAGTAAAGATATGCCTTCTTCAGTCACTGTCTTTTTCACGGTTTCAACCCATCCATTTCTCAGCCAGACTATACTGTCAATGAATTTGATGCAGTTTTGCAGTGTGCTTTGTCTGTCACTGATGCTGGGCATCAGTAGCCAGAATAGATTCCAACCTTACACTTGCGGACAGGCTTCCTGTTGAGATTAAGACACTGCGGAGTCGGCGCGAGATACGGATCAGAAAACGTACCTCAATCCAGCGATGAGAAATTGTGTTGTACTCAGAATTGTCCCA encodes the following:
- the LOC139538450 gene encoding fidgetin-like — its product is MITSTSIYGLKMQWTPEHAQWAEQHFDISSTTRSPAHKVEAYRGHLQRTYQYAWANDDISALTASNLLKKYAEKYSGILESPSERALLCSYSDGTPGLLNGRKSESESWQEGIYSMNCGPDVISVNKAGMTAALPPTDVSASIGSTPGVASSLNEPSYSRSNCGSHTTTSLHSGLSSQEYATGYNGSYLHSSYSGQTNPGLPSQHPSPMHSAGLIQPPPPPPPTTLVPSYNVGSPNISNYNYPPTGYPSQTVVAPGYSPGGGPPPSSYLPSSIAAPTPLPPSTLSGYTYQSHNHAPIAPTPLNGSSANSLKRKAFYMTAHGDMDSSYSNFNYNQQGSSQSPMYRIPDNSISDSSRGNGFDRNADVSSLAFKPTKQAISSDQQRKFSSQSGRALTPPSYGSTKSSVGSLRSGESFGKFGSPITGEQSEEHLSHSIAGSDIGRATSSSHVAEEQLKNSDASVVELVTTEILQPGPPVDWSDIAGLEPAKAAIKEEILWPILRPDMFSGLATLPRSLLLFGPQGTGRTLLGRCMASQLGAAFLQLSGSALVTKWLGEGEKIVQASFLLARCRQPSVVFISEVDMLLSAHLSEESPVNMIQSELLMQLDSVLTTAEDHVLVVCSTSKPEEIRDSLRRYFTKRLLIPLPDNTARRQIISQLLSQHNYCLSDKEVSLLVERMEGFSGLDVAQLCQEAVVGQLHGIPASDLSAIHPRQMRPVSYQDFENVFRKFQPSISQKELDTYTEWNKMFGCSQ